DNA sequence from the Cucumis melo cultivar AY chromosome 6, USDA_Cmelo_AY_1.0, whole genome shotgun sequence genome:
AATTCCAACTCTTTTTTGGGaacaaatctaaattatttatagGGCTTTTTCGGTGAGATCTTGACTAGAACGATGACCTGATCGTATATCTATCTCAaatttaatttgatattttctcCTAAAATTTAACATGCAGAAATTACATTGTGATCATTCCGAGatccattttaaaaatttatttgaatATGTGGTTAATCCATTAGGAAATTCAAATGATtctacaaaataaaaattgaagatCAAGATTTGATATGTTCATTTGATTTCACAGAAAAAGCTCAAAGAGGTTGATAGTTTGAGGGTAAGAtgaaaatgttaaatttttatttgaatataGATTGTTTTACATCTAGATCGGGAAGGATCAAGAAAAAAATGGTACTAGTTATGGAAGATGGTAAACAATTAATGATTATTTATGACATTCGAATTGAAAATGTTTTCAATAATACAAGTAAACCTAAAATGATCGAGAGCTCACCTTCTCTTCGGCCTTTGCCTCGGCCTTGGCCTTGCGCATGACGCTCATATCGTGTAGCTTCTCCTTTACTGCTTGCATCTTTTTGTTTCCGAACTGGTAGAAATTGAAGCTTCTCTCTTTGGATTCAGTCTTTAGAAAGCTCTATAGAGAATGTTAATGgttaaatccaaaatttataaccaaatttatagttttatttGAATTCAACTCTCTTGGTTGGTATATTGACAATTGTAGAATGAGCATTGATTCTAGGAAATAATTGGTGGTTCAATTTCAAGCACACTTCCTAAATAACCTGAAATTTGTGATCttcctaattaatttcatttgtcCGACTCTTAAGTTGGTGTGTTTTTAATAGCATCAATTTTTTTAACCAATGAAATTTacattaaaaattattattgtgcAAATCAATTTTGAATTATGGGTTTTTAGGTATACTATATGAAATTCTTTGATAGATGACGAAGCTTTTTGAGCTCGAATTGTGTGTCAAAGATATTTAAATAAGTCTAATCGACTAGCTTGTAAAGTGCATCCCGCTGCTCTTGAATTACTTGTTCCCGACCGGGCAGCATATTCTATTTTTTCCTTTGCAATATTCTAGATAAAGGTTTCCTattcgaaaaagaaaagagagaaatgtGAACACACAGGGCTGAACCCCATAATCCTACCGGGATTTGTGAATCTCATTCCATTTTCGAGAATCTTCAGTAGTCGAGAGTGAAGTTCATGCGGAAAGTCCAAGAATGAAATGAAAGAAGTCAGCCACGTAGTGGTACACGGCTCGTGCACAGGAGCTCGCATAGGACACCCCAAAAGAGGCAGAATATAGGAGGCACAACCTCTCGAGTGGGAGGATAGGCTCTATGGGAAGGAGACCTACGGAAGATTGAGATCAGAAAAAAAATCATAGGAGAAAGGCTGAAGTTCCATAAACAAGTCCGACTAGAAACTAAAAGAAGGAAAGCCTATGTTTCAGGTTAATATAGCCCTTGTTCATTAAGGACCCCTTATAATTTCAGCGGTACTCTCTGTGTATCTGGGAGGAAATATTTATCTTTCCTTCCCATAAAGAATAATCCAAATCTAATAGTTACTTTTAGGTTAAGTCAAATTTTCTATTGAAGTCTccaaaattgtttgtttggcCATGAAATTTACAAACAAAATTCACATGCTTTGCACTTTAGGACCATCTTTCAATCATAAGCTGAAAAACGCTATCCAGTTTTATACATTGTAATACACATGAAATAGACTTAAAGCTTGAGTACAAGCTTCGTGTAGATAATATCTTAATATTTATTACATAATTTGCATAAGAGGTTTTTTATGTGTTATACAACATTCGATACCAATCGACATTGCTTTATTCGTCTTTTGCTGAAACACCGAAATGGTCACATGCACAGAAAACTTCTAGCTTCCACGATATGTGGAGAATGAAAATGGTGAAAGCAGGAGAGGGACATGAAAGTGTTCTAACTTCTGGGATTCCCTGATTTCGAACACAATGGAAACGTAGGGAAAGAACCCAGCCGGGAAATACTTTCCCGTGTTAAAACTTATTCTGTAAATTCCTGGATTTATAGCTTCAACCATGCTCAACAATTGCCCACTTCTGCCATCTTTATCGGTTGCCGATGTCCCTTCGAGTGCCCAGCCCCCAACATCGCCCTCACCGAATAAGGGGCGTGGTTGAGTACCGATCCATCTTTCCAAACAGACGTCAATACCTGCAGCTGGAGATCCTCGTGCAACATCTAACACGTGGGTCGTAATTGGGGGTCGAGTTCGAGTTAAAATTTGTGATGTTTTCCCAGTTGAAGCTTCAGAAGTAGCACCTAGATGCCCTCCAATAACGTTCACACGATCTTCTAGATTTTCAAAATGAGCAAATGAGTGTCACCAGAACATATCAATTCAATCAACTAATTTTTGGAAATGATCATGTCATGTTCATCCATCCAGCTTAACAGTTGACATTGGCATATTAAAGGAAATAATTTAAAAGGATTGATTTTAAACTGATCCCCTCCCGAACATCCTCACTGGTTCTTTCAGCCTCTCTAATAGGACCTAAAAATCCTATTATTCTCTCAAACCGGAAACGATACACCAAACACTTAAAAGAATTAAGATGAATAATTATTGCTTAAAATGCAAGGAATCAAGAAAGTTCGATATATCTAGCTATTGATAGCAGCACCTAAACGGTTTTCATCTTGAAACAATGTGTGCAGTTTAAGAATTAATTTTTTCCCTTCCCGAGAAACAGTTTTTTAATCTGTTCATCTCTTTGTTTTTTGAATTGATGCATTCTTAATTGGAAGATTAAACGAGAATTGGATTTCCATGATGCTATGAACACACAAAGCTGAAACAGATAAAGTACTCCTTGcaagttctttttttatatttgtaaacaaAGTTTACCTTCTACTTTTCGTGCAAAATCCGGAGGAGGATGGCTCTCTCTGGTTGAAGAGGTATTTTGTTTGGTTGAGAAAAGTTTTGCAAGACGTAGTTCTGTTATCTTCATTTGCTCCTGAGCAGCAATCTCAAACTCAACTATGGGTCTATTTGGATACCGTTTCTGCAACAGGCACAATTTGCTCATACTATGACGAAAACATTTTCTACTGAATGAAGAAGGGTCAATTGAAGTTTTAGATAAATGGAACATAACTCAAACTTCCAACTAAGAAACCCAATTCCTCAGTTGAATTCTGAGGATAGCTGACAAGATTATCTTAAGAATTGCACACCTGGCCCGAAAATATGAACAAATACTAGGAAAAGTCGTAACTGATATTATTGCAATTCACGACAGAAATGCCAATGGCTTCTCATCATTGAGCTAGGTGTCAAGACAAATATACAATCTTCCAGTAAGAATGAAAGGGTATTATTCCATTTAATTGAACTCAGTGACTCTGTGTTTTAAGTAAGAAGATGAAGCAACACAAAGATTACAAATCCTTTATCTGATTCATGTCACCGCCTCATCGGCATGTTGGTTGAAGTTTCCTAATAAACAGGTGCGCCTGAGATCACTATATGTTTTAGGCAAATTAGTCTATCGTATTATTTGAAATTATTCAATCCTGAAAAAGGTTAAAACAATGAACATCCAAGGTTCTATTTGACACCCATTTTGGCTTTTTTGAAAACTAAGCGTACTGACAATATTTCCCCCAATAGTCTTTTTCACCTATCACTCATATTTTAAACATGTTTTCAGAAAccaaaccaaaatttgaaaacaaagaaaatttgtttttgaaaatttgtttaGGGTCCACGTGTTTTAAGTAAAGCGAAAAACAAGCCAATAATTTATAAGGAAACAAGCACAAAGCCTAAAATACTAGGGACCATCATCATGAACATGAATGAAGGATCTACCTTCAATTCCGCTAGAATCTCGCTAGTGCTCCTTCCAGATGCacaaataagaaaaacaaaaccaaactTCTGTTGATACTGAATATTCCATTCTGCTAACTCCTGCAAAGGCCAGCAAGTATTAGGCAAAAGAACACCTTAGAAATCATTGACAATTAATCATCAATAACTCAAACCCAAACCCGTTTTCCAAACAAGCAGTCAACTGGATGATACTAAAACAGACTCCAAATACTTTTTCATATTTCTAAGCAAGAGGACAGCATGTTATAACCTGTAAGCTAGAACCAGTCGCGGTTGCCATTGCAGTTGACTGTTCTCCCTTACTCCATCTATGAAGAATTTCATTGAAAAGTCACTTCACGTGTACAATATCATACAAATTTATACAAGCAATCTAATCAAAAGTTGGaagtaaaaaatgtaaaaacaatgaaaacctatgatgaagaaacaaaattaaagtctcCTGCTAGGACACCACCTAACAAgaatcaaaatctaaaatatataGAAAGATAAAAAGGATGAGGAACTACAAAATAAACCGAGCATAAGGCACTTGGAAGCTC
Encoded proteins:
- the LOC103483398 gene encoding uric acid degradation bifunctional protein TTL isoform X1; its protein translation is MASNYDFGEEEFQACCGSSKFAKEMVSASPFSSLEQAIAAARHIWFNQVDVSGWLEAFSAHPRIGGQVSKSSNQTSAQWSKGEQSTAMATATGSSLQELAEWNIQYQQKFGFVFLICASGRSTSEILAELKKRYPNRPIVEFEIAAQEQMKITELRLAKLFSTKQNTSSTRESHPPPDFARKVEEDRVNVIGGHLGATSEASTGKTSQILTRTRPPITTHVLDVARGSPAAGIDVCLERWIGTQPRPLFGEGDVGGWALEGTSATDKDGRSGQLLSMVEAINPGIYRISFNTGKYFPAGFFPYVSIVFEIRESQKLEHFHVPLLLSPFSFSTYRGS
- the LOC103483398 gene encoding uric acid degradation bifunctional protein TTL isoform X2, producing MASNYDFGEEEFQACCGSSKFAKEMVSASPFSSLEQAIAAARHIWFNQVDVSGWLEAFSAHPRIGGQVSKSSNQTSAQWSKGEQSTAMATATGSSLQELAEWNIQYQQKFGFVFLICASGRSTSEILAELKKRYPNRPIVEFEIAAQEQMKITELRLAKLFSTKQNTSSTRESHPPPDFARKVEDRVNVIGGHLGATSEASTGKTSQILTRTRPPITTHVLDVARGSPAAGIDVCLERWIGTQPRPLFGEGDVGGWALEGTSATDKDGRSGQLLSMVEAINPGIYRISFNTGKYFPAGFFPYVSIVFEIRESQKLEHFHVPLLLSPFSFSTYRGS